In Brachypodium distachyon strain Bd21 chromosome 2, Brachypodium_distachyon_v3.0, whole genome shotgun sequence, one genomic interval encodes:
- the LOC100838776 gene encoding adenine/guanine permease AZG1 yields MANPIIPTSGGNGEEARTKLGRLNAAVERSWVGRRFRLSARGTTFTTELRAGTATFLTMAYILAVNASILSDSGATCTVDDCHAPSPRCKFPPVDPGYEACLSRVRRDLIVATAASSVIGSFIMGAFANLPIALAPGMGTNAYFAYTVVGFHGSGTLPYRTALAAVFLEGLIFLFISVVGLRSKLAQFIPKPVRISSSAGIGLFLAFIGLQSSQGMGLVGFSSSTLVTLGACPVSQRASVAPVMTFPNGTVALIPGGTVSGDILCLSGRMTSPTFWLAVVGFIIIALCLMRNVKGAMIYGILFVTFISWPRNTAVTVFPDTPAGDESFSYFKRVFDVHRIRSTAGALDFSGATHGYFWEALFTFLYVDILDTTGGLYSMARFAGFMDDATGEFEGQYFAFLSDATAIVFGSLLGTSPVTTFIESCAGIREGGRTGLTALTAAAYFMAALLVTPLLASIPSWAVGPPLVLVGVMMMRAVPEVDWADMRQAVPAFMTLALMPLTYSIAYGLIGGIGAYLVLHSWDLACDAAAKVGWRRKMGGGEIARAENETSSTGGGNVELVKDGELRP; encoded by the coding sequence ATGGCCAACCCCATCATCCCGACAAGCGGCGGCAACGGGGAAGAGGCGAGGACGAAGCTGGGCCGGCTCAACGCCGCCGTGGAGCGGTCCTGGGTGGGGCGGCGCTTCCGCCTGTCCGCCCGCGGAACGACCTTCACCACGGAACTCCGCGCCGGCACGGCCACGTTCCTCACCATGGCCTACATCCTCGCCGTGAACGCCTCCATCCTCTCCGACTCCGGCGCGACCTGCACGGTCGACGACTGCCACGCGCCCTCGCCACGATGCAAGTTCCCGCCGGTGGACCCCGGGTACGAGGCCTGCCTGTCCCGCGTGCGGCGGGACCTGATCGTGGCCACCGCGGCGTCGTCCGTGATCGGCTCCTTCATCATGGGCGCCTTCGCCAACCTGCCAATCGCGCTCGCCCCGGGGATGGGCACCAATGCCTACTTCGCCTACACGGTCGTCGGGTTCCACGGATCCGGCACGCTCCCCTACCGCACCGCGCTGGCCGCGGTGTTCCTCGAAGgcctcatcttcctcttcatctccgTCGTGGGGCTACGGTCCAAGCTCGCCCAATTCATCCCCAAGCCGGTCCGGATCTCGTCGTCCGCGGGGATCGGGCTCTTCTTAGCCTTCATTGGGTTGCAGAGCAGCCAGGGCATGGGGCTTGTCGGGTTCAGCTCCTCCACACTGGTCACCCTCGGCGCGTGCCCGGTATCACAGCGCGCATCCGTGGCGCCAGTAATGACATTCCCCAATGGCACGGTCGCGCTAATTCCTGGAGGCACGGTGTCCGGGGACATACTCTGCCTCTCAGGACGGATGACCTCCCCAACCTTCTGGCTCGCCGTTGTGGGCTTCATAATCATCGCCTTATGCCTCATGAGGAATGTCAAGGGGGCCATGATCTACGGCATCCTCTTCGTGACCTTCATCTCCTGGCCGCGCAACACCGCCGTCACCGTGTTCCCGGACACGCCCGCAGGCGACGAAAGCTTCAGTTATTTCAAGAGAGTGTTCGACGTCCATCGCATCCGGTCAACCGCGGGCGCCCTCGACTTCAGCGGGGCCACGCACGGCTACTTCTGGGAGGCGCTCTTCACCTTCCTCTACGTTGACATCCTCGACACCACGGGCGGGCTCTACTCGATGGCACGGTTCGCGGGCTTCATGGACGACGCGACGGGGGAGTTCGAGGGGCAGTACTTCGCCTTCCTGTCGGACGCGACGGCCATCGTGTTCGGGTCGCTGCTGGGCACGTCCCCCGTGACGACATTCATAGAGTCGTGCGCGGGGATCCGGGAGGGCGGGCGGACTGGGCTGACGGCGCTGACGGCCGCGGCCTACTTCATGGCGGCCTTGCTGGTGACGCCGCTGCTAGCGTCGATCCCGTCCTGGGCCGTCGGCCCGCCGCTGGTGCTGGTGGGCGTGATGATGATGCGCGCCGTGCCCGAGGTGGACTGGGCCGACATGCGGCAGGCCGTGCCGGCGTTCATGACGCTCGCGCTCATGCCGCTCACCTACTCCATCGCATACGGCCTCATCGGTGGTATCGGCGCCTATTTGGTGCTGCACTCGTGGGACTTGGCGTGTGATGCCGCCGCCAAGGTTGGATGGCGTCGGAAGATGGGTGGCGGTGAGATAGCGCGCGCCGAGAACGAGACCTCTAGCACCGGTGGTGGCAATGTGGAACTTGTGAAGGATGGGGAATTGCGTCCTTAG